TTTACCTACGGTAAGAATAAATCCAGGGTCAAGCTTTGAAGCAATTTCCTGATATCCTTTTGTCGTGTTAATTCCTATAGTCTTAAAAAGCGGATTATCTTTTTGCAAGTCTAATACCAGCTGTGCTGACTCTCCCTGTTCTGTTGGCCAGGTTAGGTGTAGTAATTTTCCTTCAATATTAACATTTACCTCCCCGTGCTGATTAAACTCCGTGGTATCCGTTTGGGCATTACTAATGCCGTGAATAAGTAAGATTAATAGCGTTGATTTAATAAAACTGATGGCTAGTTTATGCATGATAATTTGCGTACGTTGTTTTAGTTTATACTGGTTATCTATACCGATGATTCACGAAATGCGAGCATAACATCTATTACAAAACTAGCAAAAAAAACCTTTTAGCAGAATTATTTGGCAAATAATTGAAATTTAGGAACCACACAAACTTTAGCAAATATCAGCATGCCTTGTTTTTTATATCTTAATAATTTCCCTTTACTCATCGAACCTCCTGCTCCGCTAAGACCAAGTTGAATGTACCCGGTAAGCTACAAACCCTTTATATAGTCGTTGACACTTAATGGTTTTCTGCCAAGTGTAACCGCTGATGAACTCTTTGATTTCGGTGTAAGGCCCATCCGTTATAATATTGCCGGGTTTTACTGTTTTGGCACTTTCGGGAGCTGGCAAAAGCGTATTTCCTTTGTCTACCAATTTGTTCTGTGCTGCAATACTGCCTAGCCAGTTCATCCGTTCCTGCATTTGTTCAGGGGACGGTTGGAAGACTGACATTTCAGAATAGGGACAATATTCGTTATTTTTTTTTTGAGTCTAACGGTCTCAAAACAGCAGACAACGGTTCACGGTTTGGCAAAAAGGGCAATGGTAGCCGCGCGATGATGCCATTGTGATGCTCAGTAACACTCACGGATTCACACAACTTGCTCATTATCTTACACAAGAGGTGCTTTTTGCGTATTTCCATCATTGGTTTTGGTAAATTTATATCATGAGACCTGAACACAACGAACTTAAACAGCAGTTGGTAGACACCAAACAAAAAAACAAATATAAGAACACCATTGGCCTTGTATTGAGCAAAGGCTTTTTCTCCCTGGAGCAGGCTATGTATCACTTCGATGCTATCGGGGAAAAGGTAATAGCTGAACAGATCAAGGAAGCGATTGCGTTCGAAAACTCAAAAAAATTGGTGTAAACCAGTAACATGTAGTTAGGTGCCTCGTCGTATTGGCGAGGCATTTTTCTGGAATATAATATAACCTAACCCTTCTTGCGACAAGGACCTAAGGCCCTGGGGTTATGGTGTCGCTGAAATCTATTCCTATTGACCAGTATCGGTAATGTAAATCGTCTTGAAACCGTGAGCAGTCAAGATTTCCTTTCAAAGGAATAAACTTAGCTTATACCGGAAAAAGGTTGGTGCCCAAAGAATAGCTTCTACCTCCTTTCCTAGTTGGTTCTACGAGACACCGCCAATAAGATGCTTCCGGCCGATAGAATTGCCGAGGAAACACCCAATACTGCAGTCCTTCCATAACTTGCTAAAAATCCGAGTATAAAAATCATTAACCCCACTCCGAGCAAAGCAAAAGCAATCGTTCTTATGGCCAAAACGCTTTGACGCTTGCCATGGGATATCGGGTGTTCGGTTAAGGGCACATCTGGAGCTATGACTACAGCGAGACGGTAGGGTTTACGGCGATACAGCACCTCAAACAGCACAAGCAAGGCGATGGGCAGCGAAACGCCAAGTACGATTTCTTGCATCCGATCAAGGGAAAAACCAAGCAATGGTTGGG
This Olivibacter sp. SDN3 DNA region includes the following protein-coding sequences:
- a CDS encoding YciI family protein, which encodes MSVFQPSPEQMQERMNWLGSIAAQNKLVDKGNTLLPAPESAKTVKPGNIITDGPYTEIKEFISGYTWQKTIKCQRLYKGFVAYRVHSTWS